In a single window of the Bacillus carboniphilus genome:
- a CDS encoding YigZ family protein, which produces MLLSYNTLKGYGEHEIEINKSRFIAHVNRAETEEEAIEFINSIKKKHWDATHNCSAYMIGENDLIQKANDDGEPSGTAGVPILEVLKKRGLKDSVVVITRYFGGIKLGAGGLIRAYGKATSEGINHTGVVERTLMRVVHTKIDYTWLGKLENELRSSNYQIKEIHYLNDVEIENYVKEEQTGDFIKWMTELTNGQAECTEGEQVYLETDV; this is translated from the coding sequence ATGCTTCTTTCATACAACACATTAAAGGGTTATGGTGAACACGAAATTGAAATTAATAAATCCCGATTTATAGCTCATGTGAATCGAGCGGAAACTGAAGAAGAGGCCATTGAATTTATCAATTCAATCAAAAAGAAGCATTGGGATGCGACCCACAATTGCTCAGCCTATATGATTGGAGAAAATGATTTAATTCAAAAAGCCAATGATGACGGGGAACCAAGTGGCACAGCAGGTGTTCCAATCCTCGAGGTTTTGAAAAAAAGAGGCTTAAAAGATTCAGTTGTAGTCATAACTCGATACTTCGGTGGAATAAAATTAGGGGCAGGAGGACTCATTCGCGCATATGGTAAAGCGACCTCCGAAGGAATCAACCACACAGGTGTCGTCGAAAGAACCCTAATGAGAGTCGTTCATACCAAAATTGATTACACATGGTTGGGCAAACTAGAAAATGAACTAAGAAGCTCCAACTACCAAATCAAGGAAATTCACTATTTAAATGACGTTGAAATCGAAAACTACGTCAAAGAGGAACAAACTGGTGACTTCATCAAATGGATGACAGAACTAACAAATGGCCAAGCTGAATGTACAGAAGGAGAGCAAGTCTACTTAGAAACTGATGTGTAG